From Eremothecium sinecaudum strain ATCC 58844 chromosome V, complete sequence, a single genomic window includes:
- the CSC1 gene encoding Csc1p (Syntenic homolog of Ashbya gossypii AGL114C; Syntenic homolog of Saccharomyces cerevisiae YLR241W), with protein MLSELWEVSSTLIFTGDNSLVKYQYRNDTDDFRKPTARVVTTQLMIASALGLFAFISFSVMLRKFPRLYASRKYKAPNLPSWNEKSLFGWLPVLYNITDDQVLEFAGLDAFVLLGFFKMSIKLLSIYCFISMTIISPIRYKFTGRYDDGNDDDNKQTSILNRVSVTTPGFDDHIAGPERAEIYLWMYVIFTFFFTFIALHMLLNQTKLVVSSRQKYLGRQNTVTDRTIRLSGIPMQFRNEEELKKRIEALGIGKVASITICREWGSLNRLFQYRQNVLNELEHKISECPEELRILETNNREEYSLRARDQAGVAATHSEVNGQVGSEDAQVDENAPLNEIQRSKRPRMRIGLFNLFGEEVDAIDYLYGQLKFIDELIVQARKKHYSPTPTAFVTMDSVANAQMAAQAVLDPRVHYFIARLAPAPHDIKWENVCLSRKERLIKNYSITIFIGIFSIFWIIPVSTLATLLNVKTITKFWKGLGEFLKDNKWAENIVTALLPTYIFTLFNFGIPYLYSSLTERQGLVSYSEEEISLVSKNFFYIFVNLFLVFTLAGTASNYWGYLSDTTKIAYQLATTVKEFSLFYVDLIILQGIGMFPFKLLLVGSLIGFPYVKISSKTPRERRELYNPPIFNFGLQLPQSILVLLITLIYSVMSTKILASGLAYFIIGYYVYKYQLIYATDHLPHSTGKVWPLVYRRVIMGLLLFQLTMAGTLAGFEGGWVLSSCLAPLPFVTIAFLWDFEKNYIPLSQFIALSSIRENERINANSCVTVDSSENFEYPYLVAPLEGPLME; from the coding sequence ATGCTAAGTGAGCTTTGGGAAGTCAGCAGTACGCTGATATTTACTGGTGATAATTCACTAGTTAAATATCAGTATAGAAATGATACAGATGATTTCAGAAAACCGACCGCTAGAGTTGTCACTACGCAGTTAATGATTGCTTCGGCGTTAGGTTTGTTTGCGtttatttcattttctGTAATGTTAAGAAAATTTCCCAGGTTATACGCTAGTAGGAAATATAAAGCGCCGAACCTCCCAAGTTGGAATGAGAAGTCTTTATTTGGCTGGCTCCCTGTACTTTACAATATTACGGATGATCAAGTGCTTGAATTTGCTGGATTGGACGCCTTTGTGTTACTAGGTTTTTTCAAGATGAGCATTAAGCTACTAAGCATATATTGTTTTATTTCAATGACTATTATATCTCCTATAAGGTATAAGTTTACTGGAAGATATGATGATGGGAATGACGATGATAACAAACAAACATCTATATTAAATCGTGTTTCCGTAACAACCCCAGGGTTTGATGATCATATTGCTGGTCCGGAGCGAGCGGAAATATACTTGTGGATGTACGTTATCTTTACGTTCTTCTTCACATTTATAGCTTTGCATATGCTATTGAACCAGACAAAGCTTGTGGTTAGTTCCAGACAGAAGTACCTTGGGAGACAAAATACCGTCACGGACCGGACTATTAGACTATCGGGTATACCAATGCAGTTTAGAAATGAGGAAGAATTAAAGAAAAGAATTGAGGCTTTAGGAATTGGTAAAGTAGCCTCGATCACCATATGTCGAGAATGGGGATCTTTGAACCGTTTGTTTCAGTATAGACAGAACGTTTTGAATGAACTTGAACATAAAATAAGTGAGTGTCCGGAAGAATTAAGGATTCTTGAAACCAATAATAGAGAAGAATATTCTTTGAGGGCTAGAGACCAGGCAGGGGTAGCTGCTACGCATTCTGAAGTTAACGGCCAAGTTGGCTCCGAAGATGCACAAGTAGATGAAAATGCACCCCTTAATGAAATTCAACGCTCTAAACGTCCAAGAATGAGAATTGGTTTATTTAACTTGTTTggagaagaagttgatgCTATAGACTACCTATATGGACAATTGAAGTTCATAGATGAACTAATCGTGCAAGCTCGGAAAAAGCACTACTCGCCGACTCCTACGGCCTTTGTAACAATGGACTCAGTCGCCAATGCACAAATGGCTGCACAAGCTGTGCTAGATCCAAGAGTGCATTACTTCATAGCTAGACTTGCGCCTGCTCCTCATGACATAAAGTGGGAAAACGTATGTTTGTCTAGGAAAGAGAGATTGATAAAGAACTATTCAATCACGATTTTTATTGGAATTTTTAGCATATTCTGGATTATCCCAGTATCTACATTGGCAACCTTGTTGAATGTTAAAACTATTACCAAGTTTTGGAAAGGTTTAGGAGAGTTTCTAAAGGACAATAAGTGGGCTGAGAATATTGTTACCGCATTATTGCCAACCTATATTTTCACGTTATTCAATTTTGGTATCCCATATCTGTATTCCTCCTTAACAGAACGCCAAGGTTTGGTTTCATACAGCGAAGAAGAGATATCATTAGTGTCAAAGAACTTCTTCTATATCTTTGTTAATCTATTCTTAGTCTTCACTTTAGCGGGAACCGCTTCAAATTATTGGGGTTATTTGAGCGATACTACTAAGATAGCTTATCAATTAGCAACTACTGTTAAAGAATTCTCTTTATTCTATGTGGACTTAATAATTTTGCAAGGTATTGGCATGTTTCCATTCAAGTTGTTATTAGTAGGCTCCCTGATTGGTTTTCCTTATGTGAAGATTTCCAGTAAGACTCCGAGAGAGAGACGGGAGTTGTATAATCCACCGATATTCAATTTCGGATTACAACTTCCTCAATCCATCCTTGTGCTACTAATTACACTTATTTATAGTGTCATGAGCACAAAAATTCTAGCTTCGGGTTTAGCTTATTTTATTATCGGATACTATGTCTACAAGTACCAATTAATTTATGCTACGGACCATTTGCCGCATTCTACAGGGAAAGTTTGGCCTTTAGTTTACAGAAGGGTGATAATGGGTTTATTGCTATTCCAATTAACAATGGCTGGTACATTGGCAGGTTTCGAGGGTGGTTGGGTATTGTCTTCATGCTTGGCTCCGCTACCTTTCGTCACCATAGCATTCCTGTGGGATTTTGAGAAAAACTATATTCCGCTATCGCAGTTCATTGCACTAAGCTCTATCAGAGAGAATGAGCGCATAAACGCTAATAGCTGCGTAACTGTTGATTCCTCAGAGAATTTTGAATACCCTTACCTTGTAGCCCCATTAGAGGGTCCTTTGATGGAGTAA
- the ARV1 gene encoding sterol homeostasis protein ARV1 (Syntenic homolog of Ashbya gossypii AGL115W; Syntenic homolog of Saccharomyces cerevisiae YLR242C (ARV1)), with protein MICINCGNHVDTLYVMYSGNHIRLTDCSNCHMVVDQYVEFDNVLLFINLLLLKPDAYRHLVFNSLEMGLRDYPDYFDYSKGRTWLIYAYNWIIWLKKFDRLNRIWLLLITFEVYLTWATAEKKCGYYQNYVETYNAKLITYEALSMRSPLYQYTFFAFYVLGDLTCLHKIVHYYLLRWSKWGSQYKYAKDIISYTMLLSYGAKIFPILMLIWPYDGLVSTSIIKWIANIYIIESLKIVTNKPYLEIVTLVCFVSLIRCVTVKPIMAFLISKGNITVFLSYLQGELGLFKYRFLTKRDIFL; from the coding sequence ATGATATGTATCAACTGCGGGAATCATGTTGATACATTATATGTGATGTATTCAGGTAATCACATCAGATTGACTGATTGTTCGAATTGTCATATGGTTGTTGATCAATACGTTGAATTCGATAATGTACTACTATTTATTAATTTGCTTCTATTAAAGCCGGACGCTTATAGACATTTAGTTTTCAATTCGTTAGAAATGGGTCTACGGGACTACCCAGACTATTTTGACTATTCTAAAGGCCGTACTTGGCTTATTTATGCATACAATTGGATTATTTGGCTTAAAAAGTTTGACCGTCTAAATCGAATTTGGCTATTATTAATTACGTTTGAAGTATATTTAACGTGGGCTACTGCCGAAAAGAAGTGTGGTTATTATCAAAATTACGTGGAGACTTATAATGCTAAGCTTATAACGTATGAAGCGCTCAGCATGAGGAGCCCGTTATACCAATATACGTTTTTTGCATTTTATGTTTTAGGAGATCTTACATGCCTGCATAAAATAGTTCATTATTACTTGTTGAGATGGTCTAAATGGGGATCCCAGTACAAATATGCCAAGGATATCATCTCTTATACGATGTTGTTATCTTATGGAGCGAAAATATTTCCAATATTAATGTTGATATGGCCGTATGATGGATTGGTTTCGACGAGTATTATTAAGTGGATCGCGAATATCTATATAATCGAGTCGTTGAAAATTGTGACCAATAAGCCATACCTCGAGATTGTCACATTGGTGTGTTTTGTATCCTTAATTCGGTGTGTGACAGTTAAACCAATTATGGCCTTCTTAATCTCTAAGGGAAATATAACGGTCTTCCTAAGTTACTTGCAAGGCGAACTCGGGTTATTCAAGTACAGGTTTCTTACAAAAAGAGATATCTTTCTATAA
- the NUP42 gene encoding FG-nucleoporin NUP42 (Syntenic homolog of Ashbya gossypii AGL116C; Syntenic homolog of Saccharomyces cerevisiae YDR192C (NUP42)), which translates to MSYYKNKQPCKYFQQGRCNKGNACNFAHVYTNNSNNQNQMGSSKTDVEKYNDFISDASLNKWTAAISENMDEVASFQINPLMSSYSVASIAAVNLIPDRDYSPEESRFQHWLSTKQMKLPEYEAEMAARKQDMDKCVQFVKQNSKKAARYLQLATKSVKETGVFPKKSFIEHPLDLTGKSYNAFQSSNNFGSSSFMNNSGTGAFNQSSLGAFPSMNPTASAGMGAFGQPKFNNNALAGTGGAFGQPAFGTANTSITTSTPGMNAATPSAFGKPAFGVSQASNMSPPNASTTGAFGKPVFGSSGFGLGGNNTFGGAPTGAPAFGSAFNSSPFGQLGTSSTNTQSTFGQSNPVAAKSPFGGAPATTAGTSASPFGPMNTNQSPFATISSTTVTPFGTTKPNAFNSQAPTTTGSPFTSIRTNNTVFGQSAPSTQSPFGQQPSSMFQPQFNTTSTTTNAFNAAAAPANATFSNPAQFVLGLPTEEENVPIEELPVDVVNLFKAQSFTLGNVPDRPPPRALIS; encoded by the coding sequence ATGAGCTATTATAAGAATAAGCAGCCTTGTAAATACTTTCAGCAGGGGCGCTGTAACAAGGGCAATGCATGCAATTTTGCTCATGTATACACGAATAATTCAAATAATCAAAATCAAATGGGAAGTTCAAAGACGGATGTTGAAAAGTATAATGATTTCATTAGTGATGCATCTCTGAATAAATGGACTGCTGCTATTTCGGAAAATATGGACGAAGTAGCTTCATTTCAAATCAACCCACTAATGTCAAGTTATAGCGTAGCTAGTATTGCTGCAGTGAATCTAATTCCTGATAGGGATTATTCCCCAGAAGAAAGTAGATTTCAGCATTGGTTATCGACGAAGCAGATGAAGTTACCTGAGTACGAGGCAGAAATGGCTGCGAGGAAGCAAGATATGGATAAATGTGTGCAATTTGTTAAGCAAAACAGTAAGAAGGCAGCTCGCTACCTGCAATTGGCAACTAAGAGTGTAAAAGAAACTGGTGTATTTCCTAAGAAGTCATTTATTGAGCATCCCCTTGATCTTACTGGAAAATCTTACAACGCATTTCAGAGTTCGAACAACTTTGGTTCGTCCTCCTTTATGAATAACTCCGGAACAGGAGCTTTCAATCAGTCATCGCTGGGTGCGTTTCCCAGTATGAATCCTACAGCAAGTGCTGGTATGGGAGCTTTTGGGCAGCCGAAATTTAACAATAATGCATTAGCGGGTACAGGCGGTGCGTTTGGTCAACCTGCGTTCGGTACTGCTAATACGTCCATTACAACATCCACTCCAGGCATGAACGCTGCGACCCCAAGTGCATTTGGAAAACCAGCTTTTGGTGTCTCCCAAGCTTCCAATATGAGCCCGCCTAACGCTAGCACTACTGGAGCGTTTGGGAAGCCAGTATTTGGATCTAGTGGTTTTGGGCTTGGTGGAAACAATACTTTTGGGGGAGCCCCAACAGGGGCTCCGGCTTTTGGATCAGCTTTTAATTCATCTCCTTTTGGTCAATTAGGTACTAGCAGCACCAATACACAAAGTACTTTTGGTCAGTCAAATCCTGTTGCTGCGAAGAGCCCCTTTGGCGGTGCACCTGCTACAACAGCGGGAACAAGCGCTTCGCCATTTGGACCGATGAATACTAATCAATCTCCATTTGCAACTATCAGCAGTACCACTGTTACTCCATTTGGTACCACTAAGCCAAATGCTTTCAATAGCCAAGCTCCAACAACTACTGGATCTCCATTCACGTCTATCCGGACTAACAATACAGTTTTTGGCCAGAGCGCCCCGAGTACACAATCTCCATTTGGTCAGCAGCCATCTAGCATGTTTCAGCCACAATTTAATACTACAAGCACAACGACAAATGCCTTTAACGCTGCTGCAGCCCCTGCTAACGCAACATTTTCTAATCCTGCTCAGTTCGTTCTAGGATTGCCTACAGAGGAAGAAAACGTACCCATAGAGGAATTGCCAGTTGATGTTGTCAATCTATTCAAAGCTCAGTCATTTACACTAGGAAACGTCCCCGATAGACCTCCTCCAAGAGCACTAATTAGCTAG
- the GPN3 gene encoding putative signal sequence-binding GTPase GPN3 (Syntenic homolog of Ashbya gossypii AGL117C; Syntenic homolog of Saccharomyces cerevisiae YLR243W) gives MSRVGVLVLGPAGAGKSSFCNGIISHMQAIGRRAHIVNLDPAADPQEYEFTIDIRDLISLEEVMEELSLGPNGSLVYCFEYLLNNLDWLEEEIGDYNDEYLIFDCPGQIELYTHIPVLPKIVHFLQNQMNFSLCATYLLEAPFVVDTSKFFSGALSAMAAMILLELPHINILSKVDLVKDDYSKKKLKRFLNPDPMLLAEESNAETNPKYHRLNKAIANMVDDFGMVQFLPLQAKDPENIATILSYIDDVTQWAESQEPKEPKNVIDVDDE, from the coding sequence ATGTCCCGAGTTGGAGTACTAGTTTTGGGACCAGCTGGAGCTGGTAAAAGCAGTTTTTGCAATGGTATTATTTCTCATATGCAAGCTATTGGTCGAAGAGCACATATCGTTAATTTGGACCCAGCAGCTGATCCACAAGAGTATGAGTTCACCATAGATATACGGGACTTGATTTCCTTGGAAGAAGTTATGGAGGAGCTAAGCTTAGGTCCAAACGGGTCGCTTGTATACTGTTTCGAATACTTGTTGAACAATTTAGATTGgttggaagaagaaattggTGACTATAATGATGAATATCTGATATTTGATTGTCCGGGACAGATCGAATTGTATACGCATATTCCGGTGCTTCCCAAGATTGTGCATTTCTTACAAAATCAGATGAACTTCAGTTTGTGTGCTACTTATCTATTAGAAGCCCCATTTGTAGTAGATACCTCCAAATTCTTCAGTGGAGCTCTAAGTGCTATGGCTGCAATGATTCTACTAGAATTGCCTCATATTAATATACTAAGCAAAGTTGACTTGGTTAAGGACGATTATAGTAAGAAAAAGCTGAAACGATTTTTAAATCCCGATCCGATGTTACTGGCTGAGGAATCCAATGCGGAAACTAATCCGAAATACCATCGCCTGAATAAAGCAATTGCGAACATGGTTGATGATTTTGGTATGGTCCAGTTTTTGCCCCTTCAGGCTAAAGATCCTGAAAATATCGCCACCATCTTGAGTTACATCGACGACGTTACTCAGTGGGCTGAAAGCCAGGAACCTAAAGAGCCAAAGAATGTTATAGATGTAGATGATGAATAG
- the HST4 gene encoding NAD-dependent histone deacetylase HST4 (Syntenic homolog of Ashbya gossypii AGL118W; Syntenic homolog of Saccharomyces cerevisiae YDR191W (HST4)): MVELYNMNEHSVSPVKNDFPITPPSSVEKTRQGEAIEVKDAALARKKLLLELKKAKPVVKRQRRLKFRPERNFVFDMEQYFSNSTGEEMAKAAEFVRYAFQYSKKIIVVTGAGISVAAGIPDFRSSEGLFSTLKGGNVSSGKQLFDYNHVYSSEDFSMEFNKMVVDMHKKSQDLEPTGFHRLLNQIAEEGRIKRIYTQNIDGLENKLSDISSTRTSPKTIPNTIQLHGSIHHMCCNKCHKVFDMNPDLFKCNEEDHRGSIIPSCPECEEFETVRQIAGKRLQGVGKLRPYIVLYNELHPMGEMIGDIVMKDLKAKCDCLLIVGTSLRIPGVKAMCKQFAQSVRSRKGIILWVNKELPSQRILDMFAGVDLVVLGDCQDLCKLVGV, translated from the coding sequence ATGGTAGAACTATACAATATGAATGAACATAGTGTTTCACCTGTTAAGAATGATTTCCCAATTACTCCTCCCTCTAGTGTTGAGAAGACAAGACAAGGGGAAGCAATAGAGGTCAAAGATGCTGCATTAGCGAGAAAGAAGCTGCTGTTAGAGTTGAAGAAGGCTAAGCCTGTTGTCAAGCGCCAGCGGCGGTTGAAGTTTAGACCAGAACGGAATTTTGTGTTTGACATGGAACAGTACTTCAGCAACAGTACAGGAGAAGAGATGGCAAAAGCAGCGGAGTTTGTGAGGTACGCCTTTCAGTACAGTAAAAAAATTATAGTTGTTACTGGTGCTGGTATATCTGTTGCAGCGGGTATACCGGACTTTCGATCTAGCGAAGGGTTGTTTTCCACGCTTAAGGGTGGGAATGTGTCGAGCGGGAAGCAGTTGTTCGATTACAACCATGTCTACTCTTCAGAAGATTTCAGCATGGAATTTAATAAGATGGTTGTCGATATGCACAAGAAGAGCCAGGATTTAGAGCCTACGGGGTTTCACAGGCTTTTGAATCAGATAGCAGAAGAAGGAAGGATAAAAAGAATATATACACAGAACATTGATGGATTAGAAAATAAATTGAGCGATATATCGTCAACTCGAACATCGCCAAAAACTATTCCAAATACAATCCAGTTACATGGTAGCATTCATCATATGTGCTGCAATAAGTGTCATAAGGTATTTGATATGAATCCTGATTTATTTAAGTGCAATGAGGAAGACCACCGGGGGTCTATAATACCGTCATGTCCTGAATGTGAGGAATTTGAAACAGTTCGGCAAATAGCGGGGAAGAGGTTACAGGGAGTAGGGAAATTGAGACCTTACATTGTTCTATATAATGAGTTACACCCAATGGGGGAGATGATTGGTGATATAGTTATGAAAGATTTGAAAGCTAAATGCGACTGTTTGCTAATTGTGGGAACGTCCTTGAGGATCCCTGGCGTGAAAGCCATGTGTAAGCAGTTTGCTCAGTCTGTTAGATCTAGAAAAGGCATTATATTATGGGTAAACAAGGAACTCCCATCACAACGTATCCTGGATATGTTTGCTGGTGTGGACTTGGTAGTTTTGGGGGACTGTCAAGACTTGTGTAAGTTAGTTGGGGTTTAA
- the RVB1 gene encoding RuvB family ATP-dependent DNA helicase pontin (Syntenic homolog of Ashbya gossypii AGL119C; Syntenic homolog of Saccharomyces cerevisiae YDR190C (RVB1)) yields the protein MVQISEVKEHSSSSIVTASARTAAHTHIKGLGLDEFGVAKPVEGGLVGQVEAREACGVIVDLIKAKKMSGRAILLAGGPSTGKTALALAITQELGPKVPFCPLVGSELYSVEVKKTEALMENFRRAIGLRIKETKEVYEGEVTELTPEEAENPLGGYGKTISHVIVGLKSAKGTKTLRLDPTIYESIQREKVSVGDVIYIESNSGAVKRVGRSDAYATEFDLEAEEYVPLPKGEVHKKKEIVQDVTLHDLDVANARPQGGQDVISMMGQLMKPKKTEITEKLRQEVNKVVAKYIDQGVAELVPGVLFIDEVNMLDIEIFTYLNRALESSIAPIVILASNRGMTTVRGTEDIVSPHGIPPDLIDRLLIVRTMPYNKDEIRKIIDKRAKIENLQVDEAGLELLSKMGTETSLRYALQLLTPSGILAASAARNNISVQDIEEASQLFLDASRSTKILESNADFL from the coding sequence ATGGTTCAAATTAGTGAGGTTAAGGAACATTCAAGTTCTAGTATTGTTACAGCAAGCGCTAGAACTGCTGCTCATACCCATATTAAAGGACTTGGTTTGGATGAATTTGGAGTTGCAAAACCGGTAGAAGGTGGCCTGGTAGGTCAAGTTGAGGCACGTGAAGCATGTGGTGTAATTGTTGATCTTATTAAAGCCAAAAAGATGTCTGGTAGAGCGATTCTACTTGCAGGTGGCCCTTCCACAGGTAAAACTGCTTTAGCATTGGCTATTACGCAGGAACTTGGACCAAAAGTTCCATTTTGTCCTTTAGTTGGGTCAGAATTATACTCTGTTGAAGTGAAAAAGACAGAAGCTTTGATGGAAAACTTTAGACGGGCAATTGGCCTAAGGATCAAGGAGACTAAGGAGGTTTATGAGGGTGAGGTGACGGAATTAACTCCAGAAGAAGCAGAGAACCCTCTTGGTGGATATGGAAAGACGATTTCTCACGTGATTGTTGGATTGAAGTCTGCAAAAGGTACTAAGACGTTGAGATTGGATCCTACGATATACGAGAGCATTCAGCGCGAAAAAGTAAGTGTTGGAGATGTTATTTACATTGAATCGAATTCGGGAGCGGTTAAAAGAGTTGGTAGATCTGATGCATATGCTACGGAATTTGATTTGGAAGCAGAGGAGTACGTTCCACTGCCTAAAGGAGAAGTTCATAAGAAGAAGGAAATTGTCCAGGATGTGACACTGCACGATTTAGATGTGGCAAATGCTAGGCCTCAGGGCGGTCAAGATGTAATTTCTATGATGGGACAGTTAATGAAGCCAAAGAAGACTGAAATTACTGAAAAATTAAGACAAGAAGTTAACAAGGTTGTTGCTAAATATATTGACCAGGGAGTGGCTGAGTTGGTTCCAGGTGTGCTGTTTATTGACGAAGTTAACATGCTTGATATTGAGATTTTCACCTATTTGAATCGGGCTCTGGAATCTTCAATTGCACCAATTGTTATCTTGGCTTCTAACAGAGGCATGACCACTGTCCGTGGCACTGAGGACATCGTTTCGCCTCATGGTATACCTCCAGATTTGATTGATAGATTGCTGATTGTTCGTACAATGCCTTATAACAAAGACGAGATTAGAAAAATTATTGACAAGAGAGCAAAGATTGAGAACCTTCAGGTAGATGAAGCTGGATTGGAGTTGCTGTCTAAAATGGGCACTGAGACATCTTTGCGGTATGCTTTGCAATTATTGACCCCTTCAGGTATACTAGCAGCCTCTGCAGCTCGTAACAACATTTCAGTTCAGGACATTGAAGAAGCTAGTCAGCTTTTCCTAGATGCTAGCAGGTCAACCAAGATTCTTGAATCTAATGCCGATTTCTTGTAA